Proteins encoded in a region of the Candidatus Obscuribacter sp. genome:
- a CDS encoding VWA domain-containing protein has protein sequence MNESKMRRQKGAAVTGLVLALFLFIMMIGFFTFDTCRLQMAQRELTATCDAAALAGTAMLTSQDISNDDASDTKLLAAQQNAAGYARNMFQAGNMLGATLVSSTTVSSYSATKTLGNPGDCKVMISLADPQNDYVGIPPTSPQCRNGRAIMCYAGYTYKPVFMSMIGVQKVGLNASSGGGLPQVDAVLVFDYSGSMDDATAVTFVRRAWDPSATPAVGSASSSLSDMATGAPIANRGAVAYYEIPSALATGDGNRLSNYIRHNYTVNPNGLNVNVLPPMNLQLVDNTDSQATPHFAFDDRLRVNTIPYLTGITYSPTASNNLDQHFRADYGTPPGNCTLQPQFNSPWVGGYGKYWNSNPTIDSTNNTTFGLAYKPNATAAPADILQGPQTPTMGVGGAYDPNNTANISSNRRMTDLVVNIGSPGTFPYQQPLNGPNTFTGFSYTFPSEEPDATIRGQQFDFENLAVVVEAARGNLDPDAAVGTRRFQWAMLDRGSNLYLSPAYSATPTGMTIAHVKTGYQLAYQRLAMLFSQPIATAVDGADGGFFQKINTLTDCRFGLVGFSNRAGAGGSAYTFDSLGTDHGTGFSDHDSFYVSMQYNGRNIRHMDRGYPTNSTSPDRGDPSAAEENSTTLPSGTGFRTPRHVLDKNEAQLTSVKSITGCRKASNISAGVCAAWSAFDNNADADGLENGRPVDNTDCGEAMTAAYNMFINPGSYDVTSITMSRAAGKHAIIFFTDGVPTSGDSGPEATEARSRADDCRTKGIAIFTIGLDVTNNPVLQSTQSAFLGSGSNGLAGKAKNGGKFFPCASADTVKQSFAAVARRLTQSQR, from the coding sequence ATGAATGAATCAAAAATGAGGCGACAGAAAGGCGCAGCAGTCACCGGACTGGTGCTTGCCCTCTTTCTCTTCATCATGATGATAGGCTTCTTCACTTTCGACACCTGTCGTCTACAGATGGCACAAAGAGAGTTGACAGCCACTTGCGACGCTGCAGCATTGGCCGGTACAGCCATGCTCACGAGCCAAGATATCAGTAATGATGATGCAAGTGATACTAAGCTTCTGGCAGCCCAGCAAAACGCTGCCGGCTATGCTCGCAACATGTTCCAGGCAGGCAATATGCTTGGAGCAACGCTTGTGAGCTCGACGACTGTCAGTTCATATTCAGCCACCAAGACACTGGGCAACCCTGGTGATTGTAAGGTGATGATTTCTCTGGCAGATCCCCAAAACGATTATGTTGGCATTCCGCCTACATCACCTCAATGCCGCAATGGACGCGCCATTATGTGCTACGCAGGCTATACCTATAAGCCTGTTTTTATGAGCATGATCGGTGTTCAAAAAGTCGGTCTCAATGCTTCATCCGGTGGCGGTCTGCCTCAAGTAGACGCTGTCCTGGTGTTTGACTACTCGGGTTCGATGGATGATGCGACAGCCGTCACATTTGTCCGCAGAGCTTGGGACCCTAGTGCTACCCCAGCAGTGGGCAGTGCTTCTTCCAGTCTCAGTGATATGGCGACTGGCGCACCCATCGCTAACAGAGGTGCTGTAGCCTACTACGAGATCCCATCGGCTCTTGCTACTGGCGACGGCAACCGCCTCTCCAACTACATCAGACACAACTACACGGTCAACCCTAACGGTCTTAACGTCAACGTATTGCCTCCCATGAACTTGCAACTCGTAGACAACACAGACTCTCAGGCCACACCGCACTTTGCCTTTGATGATCGTCTGAGAGTTAATACCATTCCTTATTTGACTGGTATTACATACTCGCCCACAGCCAGCAACAATCTTGACCAACATTTCCGGGCTGACTATGGTACACCTCCTGGTAATTGCACTCTGCAACCACAATTCAACTCCCCATGGGTTGGTGGATACGGTAAATATTGGAATTCCAACCCGACCATCGACAGCACAAATAACACCACTTTTGGTCTTGCTTACAAGCCCAATGCCACAGCTGCTCCAGCAGACATCTTGCAAGGTCCGCAGACCCCCACGATGGGCGTAGGTGGTGCATATGATCCCAACAACACTGCCAATATTTCATCCAATCGTCGTATGACCGATCTGGTAGTAAACATCGGTAGTCCTGGTACATTCCCCTATCAACAACCACTCAATGGACCCAATACCTTCACAGGGTTTAGCTACACCTTCCCTTCCGAAGAACCTGATGCCACAATTCGTGGTCAGCAGTTTGACTTCGAAAACCTGGCTGTTGTAGTAGAAGCCGCTAGAGGTAACCTGGATCCAGATGCAGCAGTTGGTACAAGACGCTTCCAGTGGGCCATGCTTGACAGAGGCAGCAACCTCTATCTATCTCCAGCATATTCGGCTACACCGACTGGTATGACCATTGCTCACGTCAAGACCGGCTATCAGCTGGCTTATCAAAGACTGGCTATGCTCTTCTCCCAACCTATCGCTACAGCGGTAGATGGAGCAGATGGTGGTTTCTTCCAAAAGATCAACACATTGACTGATTGCCGATTCGGCTTGGTTGGTTTTTCCAACAGAGCAGGTGCTGGTGGTTCAGCTTATACCTTCGACAGTTTAGGCACAGACCACGGAACCGGATTTAGCGATCACGACTCATTCTATGTATCAATGCAATACAACGGTAGAAACATCAGACACATGGACCGAGGGTATCCCACGAACAGTACGTCGCCGGATAGGGGAGATCCCAGTGCTGCTGAAGAAAACAGCACCACTCTTCCTTCCGGTACTGGATTCCGCACACCACGCCACGTACTCGACAAGAATGAAGCACAACTGACCTCAGTAAAATCAATTACTGGTTGCAGAAAGGCTTCGAATATATCAGCAGGAGTATGTGCAGCCTGGTCAGCTTTTGACAATAACGCTGATGCTGATGGACTCGAAAATGGTCGCCCAGTGGACAACACCGACTGCGGTGAAGCCATGACCGCGGCTTATAACATGTTCATCAATCCTGGTAGTTATGATGTCACAAGCATCACTATGAGCAGAGCCGCCGGCAAACACGCCATCATCTTCTTCACAGATGGTGTACCAACCAGCGGTGACAGTGGTCCAGAAGCTACAGAAGCCCGCTCCAGAGCGGACGACTGCAGAACCAAGGGTATCGCTATCTTCACGATTGGTCTGGACGTAACCAATAACCCGGTTCTCCAATCCACCCAATCGGCCTTCCTGGGTTCAGGCTCTAACGGTCTGGCTGGTAAGGCTAAAAACGGAGGTAAGTTCTTCCCCTGTGCTTCCGCCGATACAGTCAAGCAATCATTTGCTGCTGTAGCCCGTAGATTGACTCAGTCTCAACGCTAA